In a genomic window of Caloenas nicobarica isolate bCalNic1 chromosome 1, bCalNic1.hap1, whole genome shotgun sequence:
- the RHNO1 gene encoding RAD9, HUS1, RAD1-interacting nuclear orphan protein 1, with product MPPKKKCTHKSRKAELVFLERPQEGPVHCYETPLRSAENPRRVPTKSVDRNTSAAWVCPQFETSKSVVLKACQKQHCGPHKCQNQDVNHSLFHAGGACQRATACTFPSLSFKNPDRYAVHPLDHPNHSRKNTQRSHSQPKNGTTAKANIQVNSLENCSEIPLLPALQPVEPEVYSPPDVGTPQVPSITNWRCSSTLPQLSSHAWHPEKELAFSIDSCGRGESAAILVTDTPEHEYGVKVTWRQRPHLMKHLQERGKLGAADVLVKANPELSRRQADI from the exons ATGCCTCCGAAGAAGAAATGTACCCACAAATCCAGGAAGGCAGAGCTGGTATTCCTTGAGAGGCCGCAAGAGGGACCCGTCCATTGCTATGAAACTCCACTACGTTCGGCCGAGAATCCAAGACGAGTCCCTACAAAATCTGTAGACCGGAACACCTCTGCTGCCTGG GTGTGTCCACAATTTGAAACAAGTAAGTCGGTGGTGTTGAAAGCTTGCCAGAAGCAGCATTGTGGTCCTCATAAATGCCAGAATCAGGATGTCAACCACAGTTTGTTTCATGCAGGAGGAGCTTGTCAAAGAGCTACAGCCTGCACATTTCCTTCTTTAAGTTTCAAGAATCCAGACCGATATGCAGTCCACCCCTTGGATCATCCAAATCACTCAAGGAAGAACACACAGCGCTCTCACAGCCAGCCCAAAAACGGGACAACAGCAAAAGCCAACATCCAGGTGAATAGTCTGGAAAACTGTAGTGAAATACCTTTGTTACCTGCTCTTCAGCCTGTGGAGCCAGAAGTCTATAGTCCCCCAGATGTAGGCACTCCACAGGTGCCTTCCATAACAAactggagatgcagcagcactTTACCACAACTAAGTAGCCATGCTTGGCATCCAGAAAAAGAGCTGGCATTCAGTATTGATTCCTGTGGGAGAGGGGAGTCAGCAGCAATACTAGTTACAGATACTCCCGAGCATGAGTATGGAGTAAAGGTTACTTGGAGACAGCGGCCTCATCTAATGaaacacctgcaggaaaggggGAAGCTGGGTGCTGCTGATGTACTGGTGAAGGCAAACCCTGAGCTCTCAAGAAGGCAGGCTGACATCTAA